Proteins encoded in a region of the Streptomyces sp. NBC_00513 genome:
- a CDS encoding TetR/AcrR family transcriptional regulator has product MGHREDLLRGAKECLVEKGFVRTTARDIVKASGANLASIGYHYGSKDALLTQAFIELISDWGDAFTGGLAGEGGSLDRFRAVWQGVHARHEESGPIWAASLEVALTRDELPELRRLLAALQDEGRRGLVSMFTGVPEDRLEEGDLRTLGTFYQALLNGFMIQWLFDAGSAGTPAELTEGMRRAAELMAKGAGAGTPGKAAAAPVDEVPVDGAAVDGAAGEVSPDAPDAPDAPDAPDAPDAPDAGPAA; this is encoded by the coding sequence ATGGGACATCGCGAAGATCTGCTCCGGGGGGCCAAGGAATGCCTGGTCGAGAAGGGGTTCGTGCGCACCACCGCGCGTGACATCGTCAAGGCCTCGGGCGCCAACCTGGCCTCCATCGGCTATCACTACGGCTCGAAGGACGCCCTGCTCACCCAGGCGTTCATCGAGTTGATCTCCGACTGGGGCGACGCGTTCACCGGCGGCCTCGCGGGGGAGGGCGGCTCGCTCGACCGCTTCCGTGCGGTGTGGCAGGGCGTGCACGCCCGGCACGAGGAGTCGGGCCCGATCTGGGCCGCGAGCCTGGAGGTCGCGCTGACCCGGGACGAGCTCCCGGAGCTGCGCCGACTGCTCGCGGCCTTGCAGGACGAGGGGCGCCGGGGGCTGGTCTCGATGTTCACCGGTGTGCCGGAGGACCGGCTGGAGGAGGGGGACCTGCGCACGCTGGGCACCTTCTACCAGGCCCTGCTCAACGGGTTCATGATCCAGTGGCTCTTCGACGCCGGGAGCGCCGGCACCCCGGCCGAGCTGACCGAGGGGATGCGGCGGGCGGCGGAGCTCATGGCGAAGGGGGCGGGGGCGGGAACGCCGGGGAAGGCGGCCGCGGCGCCGGTCGACGAAGTGCCGGTCGACGGGGCGGCAGTCGACGGGGCGGCGGGGGAAGTGTCGCCCGACGCGCCCGACGCGCCCGACGCGCCCGACGCGCCCGACGCGCCCGACGCGCCCGACGCGGGACCCGCGGCCTGA
- a CDS encoding acetolactate synthase large subunit has translation MPMTEQATGAHHPQPRPRTGGHQSAAVEHVTGAQSLIRSLEEVGCDTVFGIPGGAILPAYDPMMDSKRVRHILVRHEQGAGHAATGYAQATGKVGVCMATSGPGATNLVTPIADAHMDSVPLVAITGQVSSKAIGTDAFQEADIVGITMPITKHNFLVTRAEDIPRTIAEAFHIASTGRPGPVLVDIAKDALQSKTTFSWPPTHDLPGYRPVTKPHAKQIREAAKLICAAKRPVLYVGGGVMKSGATAELKVLAELTGVPVCTTLMALGSFPDSHPLHVGMPGMHGSVTGVTSLQKSDLLIALGTRFDDRVTGKLDSFAPFAKVIHADIDPAEIGKNREVDVPIVGDAREVIADLIQAIQAEHTEGNAGDYTAWWKDLSRWRETYPLGYDLPADGSLSPQQVIQRIGALAPEHTIYAAGVGQHQMWASHFVDYEEPRTWLNSGGAGTMGYAVPAAMGAKVGMPDRTVWAIDGDGCFQMTNQELATCALNNIPIKVAIINNGALGMVRQWQTLFYNQRYSNTVLHADETGHATVGSQLGESIAPRKGTRVPDFVKLSEAMGCVALRCEDPADLDRVIAEANAINDRPVVVDFIVHEDAMVWPMVAAGTSNDEVMAARGVRPDFGDNEDD, from the coding sequence ATGCCGATGACCGAGCAGGCCACCGGGGCCCACCATCCGCAGCCGCGGCCCCGTACGGGTGGACACCAGTCCGCCGCAGTTGAGCACGTCACGGGTGCGCAGTCCCTCATCCGCTCTCTCGAAGAGGTGGGGTGCGACACCGTGTTCGGGATCCCGGGTGGCGCCATCCTTCCCGCCTACGACCCGATGATGGACAGCAAGAGGGTCCGTCACATCCTGGTCCGCCACGAGCAGGGCGCCGGCCACGCCGCGACCGGCTACGCGCAGGCCACCGGGAAGGTCGGCGTCTGCATGGCCACCTCGGGCCCGGGCGCCACCAACCTGGTCACCCCGATCGCGGACGCGCACATGGACTCCGTGCCGCTCGTCGCGATCACCGGCCAGGTCTCCTCCAAGGCGATCGGCACCGACGCCTTCCAGGAGGCGGACATCGTCGGCATCACGATGCCGATCACGAAGCACAACTTCCTGGTCACGCGGGCCGAGGACATCCCGCGGACGATCGCGGAGGCGTTCCACATCGCCTCCACCGGCCGCCCCGGCCCGGTCCTGGTGGACATCGCCAAGGACGCCCTCCAGTCGAAGACCACCTTCTCGTGGCCGCCGACCCACGACCTGCCGGGCTACCGGCCCGTCACCAAGCCGCACGCCAAGCAGATCCGGGAGGCCGCCAAGCTCATCTGCGCGGCCAAGCGCCCGGTCCTGTACGTCGGCGGCGGTGTCATGAAGTCCGGCGCCACCGCCGAGCTGAAGGTCCTCGCGGAACTGACCGGCGTCCCCGTCTGTACCACCCTGATGGCGCTCGGCTCCTTCCCCGACAGCCACCCGCTGCACGTCGGCATGCCCGGCATGCACGGTTCGGTCACCGGCGTCACCTCGCTGCAGAAGTCGGACCTGCTGATCGCGCTCGGCACCCGCTTCGACGACCGCGTCACCGGCAAGCTGGACAGTTTCGCCCCGTTCGCCAAGGTCATCCACGCGGACATCGACCCGGCCGAGATCGGCAAGAACCGCGAGGTCGACGTCCCGATCGTGGGCGACGCCCGCGAGGTCATCGCCGACCTGATCCAGGCAATCCAGGCCGAGCACACCGAGGGCAACGCGGGCGACTACACCGCCTGGTGGAAGGACCTCAGCCGCTGGCGCGAGACGTACCCGCTGGGCTACGACCTGCCCGCGGACGGCAGCCTCTCGCCGCAGCAGGTCATCCAGCGGATCGGCGCGCTCGCCCCGGAGCACACCATCTACGCGGCCGGCGTCGGCCAACACCAGATGTGGGCCTCGCACTTCGTCGACTACGAGGAGCCCCGCACCTGGCTGAACTCCGGTGGCGCCGGAACCATGGGCTACGCGGTCCCGGCCGCGATGGGCGCCAAGGTCGGCATGCCGGACCGCACGGTCTGGGCGATCGACGGCGACGGCTGCTTCCAGATGACCAATCAGGAACTGGCCACCTGCGCGCTGAACAACATCCCGATCAAGGTCGCGATCATCAACAACGGCGCGCTGGGCATGGTCCGCCAGTGGCAGACCCTGTTCTACAACCAGCGGTACTCCAACACGGTCCTGCACGCCGACGAGACCGGCCACGCCACCGTGGGCTCCCAGCTCGGCGAGTCCATCGCCCCCCGCAAGGGAACCCGCGTCCCGGACTTCGTGAAACTGTCCGAGGCCATGGGCTGCGTCGCACTGCGCTGCGAGGACCCCGCCGACCTGGACCGGGTCATCGCCGAGGCCAACGCGATCAACGACCGCCCGGTGGTCGTCGACTTCATCGTCCACGAGGACGCCATGGTGTGGCCGATGGTCGCCGCCGGCACCTCCAACGACGAGGTCATGGCAGCCCGGGGCGTCCGTCCCGACTTCGGCGACAACGAAGACGACTGA
- the ilvN gene encoding acetolactate synthase small subunit → MSKHTLSVLVENTPGILARIAALFSRRGFNIDSLAVGVTEHPDISRITIVVNVEDLPLEQVTKQLNKLVNVLKIVELEQHNAIERELVLVKVRADNETRSQIVEIVQLFRAKTVDVSPEAVTIEATGGTDKLGAMLKMLEPFGIKELVQSGTIAIGRGGRSITDRSLRALDRSA, encoded by the coding sequence ATGTCCAAGCACACGCTCTCCGTCCTGGTCGAGAACACGCCCGGCATCCTCGCCCGGATCGCCGCCCTGTTCTCCCGCCGCGGCTTCAACATCGACTCCCTCGCGGTCGGTGTCACCGAGCACCCCGACATCTCGCGCATCACCATCGTCGTGAACGTCGAGGACCTTCCGCTGGAGCAGGTGACCAAGCAGCTCAACAAGCTGGTCAACGTGCTCAAGATCGTCGAGCTGGAGCAGCACAACGCCATCGAGCGTGAACTCGTTCTGGTGAAGGTCCGCGCCGACAACGAGACCCGCTCGCAGATCGTCGAGATCGTCCAGCTGTTCCGCGCCAAGACGGTCGACGTCTCCCCGGAGGCCGTCACCATCGAGGCCACCGGCGGCACCGACAAGCTCGGCGCGATGCTGAAGATGCTGGAGCCCTTCGGCATCAAGGAACTCGTGCAGTCCGGCACGATCGCCATAGGGCGTGGCGGACGGTCCATCACGGACCGCAGCCTGCGCGCGCTCGACCGCAGCGCCTGA
- a CDS encoding MFS transporter yields MTNPAASARLAGRREWTAFTVLLLPLLLVSMDVSVLYFAIPAITRELDPSATQQLWIFDSYAFALSGLLITMGSLGDRIGRRKLLLIGASAFGLASVGAAYATSAEMLIACRVLLGVGGATLMPSTLALVRNLFRDARQRAQAIAIWSGAMTGGIALGSVMSGVMLNHFHWGSVFLINVPAMLLLLVLVPVLVPEFKDPAPGRFDLPSVPLSMAAVLPLVYGLKEIAAEGLAPLHTACVAVGLAFGYVFVRRQRGRDDAMVGRALFRNRGFGAGIGLQTVSAFAMMGSAYFTTQYLQSVLGMGTLEAALWSLAPSVAIGAAAPVAAALARTVDRSLVIAGGFLLGAAGFALIGRVGTDSLWLLLVGAGVLASGIVVVMSLVSDIALGAAPAEKAGSAASLLETGAEFGGALGMAVLGSLGTAVYRSDLVGAEPAVRETLGGAVATAGSLGGESGQRVLDLAREAFVHGMQYAAWGGTALLLAAAALAPVLLRGIGTTAVTPVEPEPEPAGAAAAPAPVAR; encoded by the coding sequence ATGACGAACCCCGCTGCCTCAGCGCGCCTCGCCGGCCGCCGCGAATGGACCGCCTTCACCGTCCTGCTGCTGCCGCTGCTCCTGGTCTCGATGGACGTCTCCGTCCTCTACTTCGCCATCCCCGCCATCACCCGGGAGCTGGACCCGAGCGCCACCCAACAGCTCTGGATCTTCGACAGCTACGCCTTCGCCCTCTCCGGGCTGCTGATCACGATGGGTTCGCTCGGAGACCGCATCGGCCGCCGCAAACTGCTGTTGATCGGCGCGAGCGCCTTCGGCCTCGCCTCCGTCGGCGCCGCGTACGCGACCAGCGCCGAGATGCTGATCGCCTGCCGGGTACTGCTCGGCGTCGGCGGTGCGACGCTGATGCCGTCCACCCTGGCCCTCGTACGAAACCTCTTCCGGGACGCCAGGCAGCGCGCCCAGGCCATCGCCATCTGGTCCGGAGCCATGACCGGCGGCATCGCCCTCGGCTCCGTGATGAGCGGTGTGATGCTGAACCACTTCCACTGGGGTTCGGTGTTCCTGATCAACGTCCCCGCGATGCTGCTCCTGCTGGTCCTGGTCCCGGTGCTGGTACCGGAGTTCAAGGACCCCGCCCCGGGCCGCTTCGACCTGCCGAGCGTCCCGCTGTCGATGGCCGCCGTGCTGCCCCTGGTGTACGGCCTCAAGGAGATCGCCGCGGAGGGCCTCGCACCGCTCCACACCGCCTGCGTCGCCGTCGGCCTGGCCTTCGGGTACGTGTTCGTGCGCCGCCAGCGGGGCCGCGACGACGCCATGGTCGGCCGGGCGCTCTTCCGCAACCGGGGCTTCGGCGCGGGCATCGGCCTCCAGACCGTCTCCGCCTTCGCCATGATGGGTTCGGCCTACTTCACCACCCAGTACCTCCAATCGGTGCTCGGCATGGGCACCTTGGAGGCCGCCCTGTGGAGCCTGGCCCCGTCGGTCGCCATCGGCGCCGCCGCCCCCGTGGCCGCGGCCCTCGCCCGCACGGTGGACCGGTCCCTCGTCATCGCGGGCGGCTTCCTCCTCGGCGCCGCCGGGTTCGCCCTCATCGGCCGGGTCGGCACGGACTCCCTGTGGCTGCTCCTCGTCGGCGCCGGGGTGCTGGCCAGTGGGATCGTCGTCGTGATGTCCCTGGTCTCCGACATCGCGCTCGGCGCGGCCCCCGCCGAGAAGGCCGGCTCGGCCGCCTCGCTGCTGGAGACGGGCGCCGAGTTCGGCGGCGCCCTGGGCATGGCCGTCCTGGGCAGCCTCGGCACCGCGGTCTACCGCTCCGACCTGGTGGGCGCCGAGCCCGCCGTCCGGGAGACCCTGGGCGGCGCGGTCGCCACCGCCGGTTCGCTCGGCGGCGAGTCCGGGCAGCGGGTGCTGGACCTGGCCCGGGAGGCGTTCGTGCACGGCATGCAGTACGCGGCCTGGGGCGGAACGGCCCTGCTGCTCGCGGCCGCGGCCCTCGCGCCGGTCCTGCTGCGCGGCATCGGCACCACCGCCGTGACCCCGGTGGAACCGGAGCCGGAGCCGGCCGGGGCCGCCGCGGCCCCCGCCCCCGTCGCACGCTGA
- the serA gene encoding phosphoglycerate dehydrogenase, with the protein MSSKPVVLIAEELSPATVDALGPDFEIRHVNGADRAELLPAIVDVDAILVRSATKVDAEAIAAAKKLRVVARAGVGLDNVDVSAATKAGVMVVNAPTSNIVTAAELACGLLVATARNIPQANTALKNGEWKRNKYTGVELSEKTLGVVGLGRIGVLVAQRMSAFGMKVVAYDPYVQPARAAQMGVKMLTLDELLEVADFITVHLPKTPETLGLIGDEALHKVKPSVRIVNAARGGIVDEAALYTAIKEGRVAGAGLDVYAKEPCTDSPLFELDQVVCTPHLGASTDEAQEKAGVSVAKSVRLALAGELVPDAVNVQGGVIAEDVRPGLPLAEKLGRIFTALAGEVAVRLDVEVCGEITQHDVKVLELSALKGVFEDVVDETVSYVNAPLFAQERGVEVRLTTSSESPDHRNVVTVRGTLSDGQEVSVSGTLAGPKHLQKIVGIGEYDLDLALAEQMVVLRYADRPGVVGTVGRILGEAGLNIAGMQVARAEEGGEALGVLTVDAEVPVNVLADIAAEIGAVSARTVSLG; encoded by the coding sequence GTGAGCTCGAAACCTGTCGTACTCATCGCCGAAGAGCTGTCGCCCGCCACGGTGGACGCGCTCGGTCCGGACTTCGAGATCCGGCACGTCAACGGAGCCGACCGCGCGGAGCTGCTGCCCGCGATCGTCGACGTCGACGCGATCCTGGTCCGCTCCGCCACCAAGGTGGACGCCGAGGCCATCGCCGCCGCCAAGAAGCTCAGGGTGGTCGCCCGCGCGGGTGTCGGCCTCGACAACGTCGACGTCTCCGCCGCCACCAAGGCCGGCGTGATGGTCGTCAACGCGCCGACCTCCAACATCGTCACCGCCGCCGAGCTGGCCTGTGGCCTGCTCGTCGCCACGGCCCGCAACATCCCGCAGGCCAACACCGCCCTGAAGAACGGCGAGTGGAAGCGGAACAAGTACACGGGCGTCGAGCTCAGCGAGAAGACCCTCGGTGTCGTGGGCCTCGGCCGCATCGGCGTCCTGGTGGCCCAGCGCATGTCGGCCTTCGGCATGAAGGTCGTCGCGTACGACCCCTACGTCCAGCCCGCGCGCGCCGCCCAGATGGGCGTCAAGATGCTGACGCTGGACGAGCTGCTGGAGGTCGCGGACTTCATCACCGTGCACCTGCCGAAGACCCCCGAGACCCTCGGTCTCATCGGGGACGAGGCGCTGCACAAGGTGAAGCCGTCCGTCCGCATCGTCAACGCCGCGCGCGGCGGGATCGTGGACGAGGCCGCGCTGTACACGGCCATCAAGGAGGGCCGCGTCGCCGGCGCCGGCCTCGACGTGTACGCGAAGGAGCCCTGCACGGACTCCCCGCTCTTCGAGCTCGACCAGGTCGTCTGCACCCCGCACCTCGGCGCGTCCACGGACGAGGCCCAGGAGAAGGCCGGTGTCTCGGTCGCCAAGTCGGTGCGCCTCGCGCTCGCCGGTGAACTGGTGCCGGACGCGGTCAACGTCCAGGGCGGCGTCATCGCCGAGGACGTGCGTCCGGGCCTGCCGCTCGCCGAGAAGCTCGGCCGCATCTTCACCGCCCTCGCGGGCGAGGTCGCGGTCCGTCTCGACGTCGAGGTCTGCGGCGAGATCACCCAGCACGACGTCAAGGTGCTGGAGCTCTCCGCGCTCAAGGGTGTCTTCGAGGACGTCGTCGACGAGACGGTCTCCTACGTCAACGCCCCGTTGTTCGCGCAGGAACGCGGTGTCGAGGTCCGCCTGACCACCAGCTCGGAGTCCCCGGACCACCGCAACGTGGTCACCGTCCGCGGCACCCTCTCGGACGGGCAGGAGGTCTCGGTCTCCGGCACGCTCGCGGGCCCGAAGCACCTTCAGAAGATCGTCGGCATCGGCGAGTACGACCTGGACCTGGCACTCGCCGAGCAGATGGTCGTCCTGCGCTACGCCGACCGTCCGGGCGTCGTCGGCACCGTCGGCCGCATCCTGGGCGAGGCCGGTCTGAACATCGCGGGCATGCAGGTCGCCCGCGCCGAGGAGGGTGGCGAGGCGCTCGGCGTCCTCACCGTCGACGCCGAGGTCCCGGTGAACGTCCTCGCGGACATCGCCGCCGAGATCGGCGCCGTCTCGGCGCGCACGGTCAGCCTCGGCTGA
- the ilvC gene encoding ketol-acid reductoisomerase — MAELFYENDADLSIIAGRKVAVIGYGSQGHAHALSLRDSGVDVVVGLKEGSKSKAKAEEQGLKVVSVSEAAEWANVIMILTPDPLQAEIYEESIKDHLQDGDALFFGHGFNVRYGFIKPPANVDVALVAPKGPGHLVRRQYEEGRGVPCIAAVEQDHSGNAFALALSYAAGIGGTRAGVIKTTFTEETETDLFGEQAVLCGGASALVKAGFETLTEAGYQPEIAYFECLHELKLIVDLMYEGGLEKMRWSVSETAEWGDYITGPRIITDATKAEMKKVLAEIQSGEFANTWMAEYKAGLPKYNEYKKADEAHLLETTGKKLRKLMSWVDNDES; from the coding sequence GTGGCCGAGCTGTTCTACGAGAACGACGCCGACCTGTCCATCATCGCGGGCCGCAAGGTCGCGGTCATCGGCTACGGCAGCCAGGGCCACGCCCACGCGCTGTCGCTCCGTGACTCCGGCGTCGACGTCGTCGTCGGCCTGAAGGAGGGCTCCAAGTCCAAGGCCAAGGCCGAGGAGCAGGGCCTGAAGGTCGTCTCGGTGTCCGAGGCCGCCGAGTGGGCCAACGTCATCATGATCCTGACCCCGGACCCGCTCCAGGCCGAGATCTACGAGGAGTCCATCAAGGACCACCTCCAGGACGGCGACGCGCTCTTCTTCGGTCACGGCTTCAACGTCCGCTACGGCTTCATCAAGCCCCCGGCCAACGTGGACGTCGCCCTGGTCGCCCCGAAGGGCCCGGGTCACCTGGTCCGCCGCCAGTACGAGGAAGGCCGCGGCGTGCCCTGCATCGCCGCCGTCGAGCAGGACCACAGCGGCAACGCCTTCGCCCTCGCGCTCTCCTACGCGGCCGGCATCGGCGGCACCCGCGCCGGCGTCATCAAGACCACCTTCACCGAGGAGACCGAGACCGACCTGTTCGGTGAGCAGGCCGTCCTCTGCGGTGGCGCCTCCGCGCTGGTCAAGGCCGGTTTCGAGACCCTGACCGAGGCCGGCTACCAGCCGGAGATCGCGTACTTCGAGTGCCTGCACGAGCTGAAGCTCATCGTGGACCTCATGTACGAGGGTGGCCTGGAGAAGATGCGCTGGTCGGTCTCCGAGACCGCCGAGTGGGGCGACTACATCACCGGCCCCCGCATCATCACGGACGCCACCAAGGCCGAGATGAAGAAGGTCCTCGCGGAGATCCAGAGCGGCGAGTTCGCCAACACCTGGATGGCCGAGTACAAGGCCGGTCTGCCGAAGTACAACGAGTACAAGAAGGCCGATGAGGCCCACCTGCTGGAGACCACCGGCAAGAAGCTGCGCAAGCTGATGAGCTGGGTCGACAACGACGAGAGCTGA
- a CDS encoding putative bifunctional diguanylate cyclase/phosphodiesterase, whose product MSPPGAALLTRPPTAGAGKGLAAQLLLAVVSGGYAVGAALGWGSTELAKFMGDFGLSTAGLLAAVSCFHYARTIDRRERPAWLMFAFSSLMGALGNAVWGWYEVILGQEVPEPSLADFAFLCFAPPAIVGLLVLAKRPVTRAGWVCLGLDSWLIGGSLLTLSWSLALANAARTVQSGAPGSVPRAALSLAYPLLDIALVSMVLVLHFRRSANNRSAVNTAIAALALTVLSDALFTSPLLNTTYRSGEILDAGWFAGSLLLAYAPWGARRAESAEQAVRPPRAERPHSRPISGSLPALTPYLAAAVCTLGILYNVVDGRKVDRMVVFTGCTVVLALVIRQGIMLVDNIALTQELAQKENHFRSLVQGSSDVIMIAAPTGTLRYVSPAAAGVYGREAEELVGTELATLIHPDDLGRVVHEVRRFLAAPPSEEPTTRIECRFESGDGDWLNVESTVNRHQGGLILNSRDVTERVRLQAQLQHSAEHDPLTDLPNRALFTRRVRQALTGRRAGDHGTAVLFIDLDGFKAVNDTIGHQAGDELLVEAARRLQDSVRAGDTAARLGGDEFAALITGDGSRDRGAREYQVHEIADRLRTTLSQPYRIGGSEVRVAASIGVAFADPGITPSDLMRNADLAMYRAKAGGKNRVELYAPQMQAEVVRKAELAGRLRTALHEGEFALLHQPVVSLATGEVMAVAAQARWRSAQGILFTPAEFLRVAEYSEGAAHGVAPDASRTAELGRWLLEEAVEQAAERHRAGHHVPVAVRMTAQRLLDRSAPLASLDALLTRHGLPSGALVIELADSDPRVPFDELERRLTALRRLGVLIALDGFGSGYAAISALRRLPVDMLKLDRGLVEGLVESARLHKITAGLLRIANDLGMQSVADGVDLPEQVSALRAMGCTQGQGMAFSGPLDEYRLRRALVRGTFPVPGGLAQPALAGGSSSGLMVIRRGSNNETPVPPA is encoded by the coding sequence GTGAGCCCCCCGGGGGCGGCGCTCCTGACCCGGCCCCCGACGGCGGGCGCCGGCAAGGGCCTGGCGGCGCAGCTCCTCCTCGCGGTGGTCAGCGGTGGTTACGCCGTCGGAGCCGCCCTCGGCTGGGGATCGACCGAACTCGCCAAGTTCATGGGCGATTTCGGGCTCAGCACGGCGGGACTGCTCGCCGCCGTCTCCTGCTTCCACTACGCACGCACCATCGACCGGCGCGAACGTCCCGCCTGGCTGATGTTCGCGTTCTCCTCCCTGATGGGGGCCCTCGGGAACGCCGTCTGGGGCTGGTACGAGGTCATTCTCGGCCAGGAGGTCCCGGAACCCTCCCTCGCCGACTTCGCCTTCCTCTGCTTCGCACCGCCCGCCATCGTGGGCCTCCTGGTCCTCGCCAAGCGTCCCGTCACCCGTGCCGGCTGGGTCTGCCTCGGCCTCGACTCCTGGCTCATCGGCGGATCGCTGCTGACGCTGTCGTGGAGCCTGGCCCTCGCCAACGCCGCGCGCACCGTCCAGTCGGGCGCCCCCGGCAGCGTCCCCCGGGCCGCGCTGTCCCTCGCGTACCCGCTGCTCGACATCGCGCTCGTCTCGATGGTGCTGGTCCTGCACTTCCGCCGCTCGGCGAACAACCGCTCCGCCGTCAACACGGCCATCGCGGCCCTCGCCCTGACCGTCCTGAGCGACGCGCTCTTCACCTCCCCGCTGCTGAACACCACCTACCGCTCCGGTGAGATCCTCGACGCCGGCTGGTTCGCGGGCTCGCTGCTGCTGGCGTACGCCCCCTGGGGCGCCCGCAGGGCCGAGTCCGCCGAGCAGGCGGTGCGGCCCCCGCGAGCGGAGCGCCCGCACAGCCGTCCCATCTCCGGCTCGCTGCCCGCGCTGACCCCGTACCTCGCGGCCGCCGTCTGCACCCTCGGCATCCTGTACAACGTCGTGGACGGCCGGAAGGTCGACCGGATGGTCGTCTTCACCGGCTGCACGGTCGTCCTGGCCCTCGTCATCCGGCAGGGCATCATGCTCGTCGACAACATCGCGCTGACCCAGGAACTGGCCCAGAAGGAGAACCACTTCCGCTCCCTGGTCCAGGGTTCCAGCGACGTCATCATGATCGCCGCGCCCACCGGCACCCTGCGCTACGTGAGTCCCGCCGCCGCCGGGGTCTACGGCCGAGAGGCGGAGGAACTGGTCGGCACCGAGCTCGCCACCCTGATCCACCCCGACGACCTCGGCCGCGTGGTCCACGAGGTGCGCCGCTTCCTGGCGGCGCCCCCCTCGGAGGAGCCCACCACCCGCATCGAGTGCCGGTTCGAGTCGGGCGACGGTGACTGGCTCAACGTCGAGTCCACCGTCAACCGGCACCAGGGCGGGCTCATCCTCAACAGCCGCGACGTCACCGAGCGCGTCCGTCTCCAGGCCCAGCTCCAGCACAGCGCCGAGCACGACCCCCTCACCGACCTCCCCAACCGGGCCCTGTTCACCCGCAGGGTCCGCCAGGCGCTGACCGGCCGCCGGGCCGGGGACCACGGCACCGCCGTGCTCTTCATCGACCTCGACGGCTTCAAGGCGGTCAACGACACCATCGGCCACCAGGCCGGCGACGAGCTGCTCGTCGAGGCCGCCCGCAGGCTCCAGGACTCGGTCCGCGCCGGGGACACCGCGGCCCGGCTCGGCGGCGACGAGTTCGCCGCGCTGATCACGGGCGACGGCAGCCGCGACCGCGGCGCCCGCGAGTACCAGGTGCACGAGATCGCCGACCGACTGCGCACCACGCTCTCCCAGCCGTACCGGATCGGGGGCAGCGAGGTCAGGGTCGCCGCGAGCATCGGCGTGGCCTTCGCGGACCCCGGCATCACCCCTTCGGACCTGATGCGCAACGCGGATCTCGCGATGTACCGGGCCAAGGCGGGCGGCAAGAACCGCGTCGAGCTGTACGCGCCGCAGATGCAGGCCGAGGTCGTGCGCAAGGCCGAGCTCGCGGGGCGGCTGCGCACCGCGCTCCACGAGGGTGAGTTCGCCCTGCTGCACCAGCCCGTGGTCTCGCTGGCCACCGGGGAGGTCATGGCCGTCGCCGCGCAGGCCCGTTGGCGCTCGGCGCAGGGGATCCTGTTCACGCCGGCCGAGTTCCTGCGGGTGGCCGAGTACAGCGAGGGCGCCGCCCACGGCGTCGCTCCGGATGCCTCGCGCACCGCCGAGCTGGGGCGCTGGTTGCTGGAGGAGGCCGTGGAGCAGGCCGCCGAGCGGCACCGGGCCGGTCATCACGTGCCGGTGGCGGTCCGGATGACCGCCCAGCGGCTGCTGGACCGCTCCGCGCCGCTCGCCTCCCTGGACGCCCTGCTGACCCGGCACGGGCTGCCGTCCGGTGCGCTGGTGATCGAGTTGGCGGACAGCGATCCCAGAGTGCCCTTCGACGAGCTGGAGCGGCGCCTGACGGCCTTGCGGAGGCTGGGCGTCCTGATCGCCCTCGACGGCTTCGGCAGCGGTTACGCGGCCATCAGCGCCCTCCGGCGGCTGCCCGTGGACATGCTGAAACTGGACCGGGGCCTGGTCGAGGGCCTGGTGGAATCGGCCCGCCTGCACAAGATCACCGCAGGTTTGTTGCGGATCGCAAACGACCTGGGGATGCAGTCGGTGGCCGACGGGGTGGACCTGCCCGAGCAGGTGTCGGCCCTGCGGGCGATGGGGTGCACCCAGGGTCAAGGAATGGCCTTCTCCGGACCACTCGACGAATACAGGCTGCGACGCGCCCTCGTGCGCGGTACGTTCCCAGTACCGGGCGGTTTGGCCCAGCCGGCCTTGGCCGGAGGCTCGTCCAGTGGCTTGATGGTCATCCGTAGAGGCTCAAATAATGAGACGCCCGTCCCACCCGCTTGA